One window of Marinobacterium aestuarii genomic DNA carries:
- the ubiB gene encoding ubiquinone biosynthesis regulatory protein kinase UbiB — MRRLLRIVKIARVLARYRLDTFFDQIPLPWYMRLCLRLLPWRYFIAVNQPQGERLRLALEALGPVFIKFGQMLSTRRDLLSDEIAFELQRLQDQVPPFPGEEARLIVEKALGKTVGELFAQFEAEPLASASVAQVHVARLHNGRDVVVKVVRPGIDRTIRKDVDLLYTFAQLLQWSWPEGRRLRPVEVVREYEQTIFDELDLRKEAANGSQLRRNFEQSEILYIPEIFWDLTRRNVLVMERIQGIPVADIEQLRAQNTDMKALAERGVEIFFTQVFRDSFFHADMHPGNIFVSRDKPSQPQYLAVDFGIVGSLTPEDQNYLARNFLAFFKRDYRQVAQLHIDSGWVPPDTNLYAFETAIRSVCEPIFEKPLKDISFGQVLLGLFQTARRFNMEVQPQLVLLQKTLLNVEGLGRQLYPELDLWKTGKPYLENWMKNRVGPKALLRTVKEQAPEWLDKLPHMPQLVFDALQQIKRMDAHQRAQQQLGLQAQEAAARRRRRSRAAGVALLVLAVMLGAGDPEPWLQQLSAAGWLMAAGGFYLLLMH, encoded by the coding sequence GTGCGACGACTTCTGCGCATAGTAAAGATTGCTCGAGTGTTGGCCCGCTATCGGCTGGATACCTTTTTTGATCAGATACCGCTGCCCTGGTATATGCGGCTGTGCCTGCGCCTGCTGCCCTGGCGTTACTTTATTGCCGTGAATCAGCCGCAGGGCGAGCGGCTGCGGCTGGCGCTCGAGGCGCTGGGACCGGTATTCATCAAGTTTGGTCAGATGCTGTCGACGCGGCGTGATCTGCTGTCGGATGAAATCGCGTTTGAGCTGCAGCGGTTGCAGGATCAGGTACCGCCTTTCCCGGGGGAGGAGGCACGCCTGATTGTGGAAAAGGCGCTGGGCAAGACAGTGGGCGAGCTGTTCGCGCAGTTTGAAGCCGAGCCGCTGGCCTCGGCCTCGGTGGCCCAGGTACATGTTGCCAGGCTGCATAACGGTCGCGATGTGGTGGTGAAGGTGGTGCGTCCAGGCATAGACCGCACCATCCGCAAGGATGTTGATCTGCTCTATACCTTTGCCCAGTTGTTGCAGTGGAGCTGGCCGGAAGGTCGCCGACTGCGCCCGGTCGAGGTGGTGCGCGAGTATGAACAGACCATTTTTGACGAGCTGGATCTGCGCAAGGAAGCGGCCAACGGCTCCCAGCTGCGGCGCAACTTCGAACAGTCCGAGATCCTCTATATACCCGAAATTTTCTGGGACCTGACGCGCCGCAACGTGCTGGTCATGGAGCGGATTCAGGGCATTCCGGTGGCGGATATCGAGCAGCTGCGGGCGCAGAACACCGACATGAAGGCGCTGGCCGAACGCGGTGTCGAGATATTCTTTACCCAGGTGTTCCGGGATAGCTTTTTCCATGCCGACATGCACCCCGGCAATATCTTTGTGTCGCGCGATAAGCCGTCACAGCCGCAGTACCTGGCGGTGGACTTCGGTATCGTGGGTTCACTGACACCGGAGGATCAGAACTATCTGGCGCGCAACTTCCTGGCCTTTTTCAAGCGCGATTATCGCCAGGTGGCACAGCTGCATATCGATTCCGGCTGGGTGCCGCCGGATACCAACCTGTATGCGTTTGAAACGGCCATACGCAGTGTCTGCGAACCCATTTTCGAGAAGCCGCTGAAGGATATTTCCTTTGGTCAGGTACTGCTGGGTCTGTTTCAGACCGCACGGCGCTTCAATATGGAAGTGCAGCCCCAGCTGGTGCTGCTGCAGAAGACCCTGCTCAATGTCGAAGGTCTGGGGCGGCAGCTGTATCCGGAGCTGGATTTGTGGAAGACCGGCAAGCCGTACCTCGAGAACTGGATGAAGAACCGTGTCGGTCCCAAGGCGCTGTTGCGTACGGTCAAGGAGCAGGCGCCCGAGTGGCTCGACAAGCTGCCCCATATGCCACAGCTGGTGTTCGACGCGCTGCAGCAGATCAAGCGCATGGACGCCCATCAGCGTGCCCAGCAGCAGCTGGGTCTGCAGGCGCAGGAGGCTGCCGCACGGCGTCGTCGGCGCTCCCGCGCTGCTGGTGTGGCGCTGCTGGTGCTGGCCGTCATGCTGGGTGCGGGGGATCCTGAGCCCTGGCTGCAACAGCTGTCGGCTGCTGGATGGCTGATGGCCGCCGGTGGCTTTTATCTGCTACTAATGCATTAG
- the tatA gene encoding twin-arginine translocase TatA/TatE family subunit: MGFGGISVWQLLIVLAILLLLFGTKKLRNIGGDLGGALKGFKKAMSDDSEDAKDPKKLDKEADAQFSEKVDTAKKEAVKDDKKAD; this comes from the coding sequence ATGGGTTTTGGTGGTATTAGTGTTTGGCAGCTGCTTATCGTGCTCGCGATTCTTCTGTTGCTGTTTGGCACCAAGAAACTGCGCAACATTGGTGGCGATCTCGGCGGTGCTCTGAAGGGCTTCAAGAAGGCGATGTCGGACGATAGCGAAGATGCCAAGGATCCGAAGAAGCTGGATAAAGAGGCAGACGCTCAGTTCTCCGAAAAAGTCGACACGGCGAAGAAAGAAGCCGTTAAAGACGACAAGAAGGCTGATTAA
- a CDS encoding phosphoribosyl-ATP diphosphatase — translation MNDVLQQLGVLLEERKTAAADSSYVASLHAKGLNKILEKVGEEATETLLAAKDASISGDNRDLIYETADLWFHSLVMLSHLGESPQAVLDELARRFGLSGLDEKAARSKD, via the coding sequence ATGAATGACGTTTTGCAACAACTCGGTGTTTTACTGGAAGAGCGCAAGACGGCTGCGGCCGACAGTTCCTATGTCGCCAGCCTGCATGCCAAGGGTCTGAACAAGATTCTGGAGAAGGTCGGCGAAGAGGCCACGGAAACGCTGCTGGCTGCCAAGGATGCCAGCATCAGTGGCGATAACCGCGATCTGATATACGAAACGGCGGATCTGTGGTTTCACAGCCTTGTCATGCTGTCTCATCTGGGCGAGTCACCCCAGGCGGTACTGGATGAGCTGGCGCGTCGCTTCGGGCTGTCCGGGCTGGACGAAAAAGCCGCCCGCAGCAAGGATTGA
- a CDS encoding histidine triad nucleotide-binding protein → MTGCIFCRIARHEAPACILYEDELIVAFRDRAPKAPVHLLVVPRKHVCNLADLQRQDQSLIAHIMMKLPQIARLSGLENGFRTVTNTGPGGRQEVYHLHFHILGGGTLPAI, encoded by the coding sequence ATGACAGGCTGTATTTTCTGTCGGATTGCCCGGCATGAAGCTCCGGCCTGCATCCTGTACGAAGATGAACTGATTGTGGCGTTTCGGGACAGGGCTCCCAAGGCGCCTGTGCACTTGCTGGTGGTGCCCAGAAAGCACGTTTGCAATCTGGCGGATCTGCAGCGACAGGATCAAAGCTTGATCGCTCATATAATGATGAAATTACCGCAGATAGCGCGGTTGAGTGGCCTTGAGAACGGTTTTCGCACGGTGACCAACACGGGACCCGGCGGCCGCCAGGAGGTCTACCACCTGCATTTTCATATTCTTGGTGGCGGCACCTTGCCAGCCATATGA
- the tatB gene encoding Sec-independent protein translocase protein TatB, with protein sequence MFDIGFAELLIVAVVALLVLGPEKLPTAVRTLGLWMGKFRRTVSGIQTEISEELRLDELRRNASIEKDRLEEELSEMKTPYKSVKSEVSDAAPFGEAQVPSGDDAVAGGNAAARDKAEP encoded by the coding sequence ATGTTCGATATAGGCTTTGCTGAGCTACTTATTGTGGCTGTCGTTGCGTTGCTGGTGCTTGGTCCGGAGAAACTCCCGACGGCGGTGCGTACCCTCGGACTATGGATGGGAAAGTTCCGCCGCACGGTGAGCGGTATCCAGACCGAGATCTCGGAAGAGTTGCGGCTGGATGAACTGCGCCGTAATGCATCCATCGAGAAAGACCGGCTTGAGGAAGAACTCTCCGAAATGAAAACGCCTTACAAGTCTGTCAAGTCTGAGGTCAGTGATGCTGCGCCTTTCGGCGAGGCTCAGGTGCCGTCCGGTGACGACGCTGTAGCGGGTGGCAACGCCGCTGCGCGCGACAAGGCGGAGCCCTGA
- the hisI gene encoding phosphoribosyl-AMP cyclohydrolase — protein MSELWLDQVKWNNDGLVPAIAQDHKSGHILMVAWMNREALQLTVQEQRGIYWSRSRQKLWRKGEESGHVQQLHEIRLDCDGDVILLQVEQLGGIACHTGRASCFYSVLDGAHWIPVDPVLKEPGSIYKKSENPADE, from the coding sequence ATGTCAGAACTCTGGCTCGATCAGGTGAAATGGAATAACGATGGCCTGGTTCCCGCCATCGCTCAGGACCACAAGAGCGGCCATATCTTGATGGTGGCCTGGATGAATCGCGAGGCGCTGCAGCTCACGGTGCAGGAGCAGCGCGGCATTTACTGGTCACGCTCGCGGCAGAAGCTGTGGCGCAAGGGCGAAGAGTCCGGCCATGTACAGCAATTGCATGAAATCCGCCTCGACTGCGACGGCGACGTTATTCTTCTCCAGGTGGAACAGCTGGGCGGTATCGCCTGTCATACAGGGCGTGCAAGCTGCTTTTACAGCGTGCTGGACGGCGCACACTGGATTCCGGTGGATCCGGTGCTCAAAGAGCCTGGCAGTATCTATAAAAAGTCCGAGAATCCGGCCGATGAATGA